A genomic stretch from Aedes albopictus strain Foshan chromosome 2, AalbF5, whole genome shotgun sequence includes:
- the LOC109405972 gene encoding uncharacterized protein LOC109405972 isoform X4, with protein MSLVNQVKSKLLAREYKDVFMLLRSAENEVLLQTESMEMVSALVDTLIEARTLNEAKLLSLSEDLLKLVVEKCLPQEVLLELLEKVETTKDDEIFTSLLKVLQVALLRLNESKVRTLEWSLNTILSYINSIQLPDYVSKVGTDEEKLLECDETIRRVLLLYMTILLFLEPIWKTLNSNDIIFKTTSATRKNVVICFILQLIGNHLIYLDVQHKPCKTTDAGVPEVQLVYSARWFGQHL; from the coding sequence ATGAGTTTAGTGAATCAGGTGAAATCAAAATTGCTAGCAAGGGAATACAAAGATGTGTTCATGTTATTGCGTTCGGCCGAAAATGAAGTACTTCTGCAGACCGAGAGCATGGAAATGGTATCAGCGTTAGTCGATACATTGATCGAGGCACGTACCCTGAACGAAGCGAAGCTGCTTTCCTTAAGTGAGGATCTGCTTAAATTGGTAGTTGAAAAATGCTTGCCACAGGAAGTTCTACTCGAGTTGTTAGAAAAAGTTGAAACAACAAAGGACGACGAGATCTTCACTAGTTTGCTGAAGGTGCTCCAAGTGGCGCTTTTGCGGCTCAACGAAAGCAAAGTGCGAACGCTGGAATGGAGCCTAAATACGATACTTTCATATATCAACAGCATTCAGCTTCCTGATTACGTATCAAAAGTCGGAACGGATGAAGAAAAGCTCCTAGAATGCGACGAAACAATCCGACGAGTTTTGTTGCTATACATGACGATCCTTCTATTCCTTGAGCCAATATGGAAGACGTTGAACAGCAACGATATCATTTTCAAAACCACGAGTGCAACCAGAAAAAATGTCGTCATCTGCTTTATCCTGCAGCTTATTGGAAATCACTTGATATACTTGGACGTTCAACATAAACCCTGCAAAACAACTGATGCTGGCGTTCCGGAAG